Genomic window (Longimicrobiales bacterium):
TGGCCCGCGCCGCCCTCGTGGCGCTCGGCGCGTTCGCGATCATGGCGAGCGCCATCACGATCCTGGTCGTGATCCCGAAGATCATGCTGCGGGAAGTGAGGGCGATGCCGGAGCTGGCGCCGTACACGGACGAGCAGCTCCGTGGGCGGGAGGTGTACATCGCGAACGGCTGTCTGTACTGCCACTCGCAGCAGATTCGCGATCCCGCCTTCACGACGGACGTCGATCGCGGCTGGGGCAGCCGGCCCACGGTGCCCGAAGACTACGTCTATGACCGGCCGCATCTGCTGGGCACGATGCGCACGGGTCCGGACCTGATCAACGTCGGTCAGCGCCTCCCCAGCGAGGACTGGCACCTCATTCACCTCTACGACCCGCGCGCGGTCGTCGAATGGTCCACGATGCCGGCGTTCCCGTTCCTGTTCGAGGAGCGGAGGCCGGAGGATGTCGGCCCCGAGGACAGGGTCGTGCCGCTGACCGGACCGCGCGCGCCCGAGGGCGTCGTCATCGTCGCGAAACCCGAGGCGCTGGCCCTCACCGCATACCTGATCTCGCTCAACCGGCAGTACCCGGTGGCGGATTCGTTGCGCGCCCAGGACCAGATGCTCGGTGGTGACGGACACAGTGGTGCGGGAGGTTCGCATGACTGACGTGCAGGGGCCGCGGCGGGAGGATCCGGTGCCCGAGGCCGGCCACACCTATGATCTCCAGCCTGACGTCGAGCGCCTCCACCGGGCGATCTACCGGGAGCCGCGAGACCCGATCGAGGGGCGGGAGCGCGTACCGTGGTTCTTCACTGCAGCAGTCGCACTGGCCCTCTTCTGGGGTGGCTGGTACCTCGGTCGTCACGGCGGCGAGTTCGGACTGGCCACGCATATTGCACTGAGCGGCCGCGACGTCGGAACCGCCGCGAGCGTCAGCGCACAGACGACGGCTGCGGTAGCCGATCCGGTCGCTGCCGGTGAGCGCGTTTACTCCAACAACTGTACGAGTTGTCATCAGGCGTCGGCGCAGGGGATACCGGGCGCGTTCCCGCCCCTCGTCGCATCCGAGTGGGTGACTGGCTCTCCGCAAACCCTGACGCGTATCCTCCTGCACGGACTGCAGGGTCCGATCGAAGTGGCAGGCCAGGCCTACAATGGAGCAATGCCTGCGTGGAAGGATCTGCTCAAGGACGAGGAGATCGCTGCCGTCGCGACGTATCTGCGCCAGCTCGGCTCCAACGCGGCACCGCCTGTCACGGTCGAGGAAGTGTCGGCGCTGCGAGCAAGCCATGCCGACCGCACCGCGATGTGGACTGCCGATGAGCTGATGCAGGCAGAAGCGGGTGCCGCGGCGGAGGGCGATTCAACGCAAGCCACGCGCGGAGGTGCGCAATGACGACACCGGCAGACCCGCACGACGTGGGCGGCGAGGGCCGGGCGGCGACGCATGGCCAGGCGCAGGCAGCCGCGGCGGCCAGTGGTCAGCGGTTGCGCGAACCGCTCACCGTGACCGCTCTGTTCGACGACCGGGTGGCCGTGACCGGCGCAGTGGATGCCCTGTACTCTGCCGGCACCCCGCGCGACCTCGTCGAAGTGGTCGTGTCCCGCGCTGCGGCCGAAACGCATTACGCGGACGCTGCCTCAGGAGTCCGTCGGCCGGGGCGCGAGACGTTCCGCTACGCGGGGATCGGCGGCCTCGTCGGCTTCATCGTCGGCGTCGCCATCGGCCTGATCACGGTGGCCATGCCCGGAATCGAGGATCCCGGTGGTATGGCGCTGGTCCAGGTGTTCGGCCCCAACATGGCCACGGTCGTGGGCGCTGCGCTCGGTGC
Coding sequences:
- a CDS encoding cytochrome c, with the protein product MTDVQGPRREDPVPEAGHTYDLQPDVERLHRAIYREPRDPIEGRERVPWFFTAAVALALFWGGWYLGRHGGEFGLATHIALSGRDVGTAASVSAQTTAAVADPVAAGERVYSNNCTSCHQASAQGIPGAFPPLVASEWVTGSPQTLTRILLHGLQGPIEVAGQAYNGAMPAWKDLLKDEEIAAVATYLRQLGSNAAPPVTVEEVSALRASHADRTAMWTADELMQAEAGAAAEGDSTQATRGGAQ
- a CDS encoding cbb3-type cytochrome c oxidase subunit II, whose amino-acid sequence is MSRHGDYMARAALVALGAFAIMASAITILVVIPKIMLREVRAMPELAPYTDEQLRGREVYIANGCLYCHSQQIRDPAFTTDVDRGWGSRPTVPEDYVYDRPHLLGTMRTGPDLINVGQRLPSEDWHLIHLYDPRAVVEWSTMPAFPFLFEERRPEDVGPEDRVVPLTGPRAPEGVVIVAKPEALALTAYLISLNRQYPVADSLRAQDQMLGGDGHSGAGGSHD